A genomic stretch from Pseudomonas alkylphenolica includes:
- a CDS encoding 3-oxoacyl-ACP reductase, translated as MSDRYIDFANSDLGRRLVGAVGLPSPARLERWQAGRLRPVEGALLLGGGPLANKVEAFAQRLTDEIYSFASPDLNASEWVAGLGPKLKAVVFDASELDDIDQLKQLREFFQPLLRSLAPCAHVVILGRAPEQLDDPLAQVAQRAVEGFSRSLAKELRAGGTLQLLYVSDDAEDQLEGALRFFLSPKSAFVSGQVLRLQACATQVQDWTRPLAGRKALVTGAARGIGAAIAETLARDGAEVVLLDVPQARTDLEALAARLGGRSLALDICAADAAAQLLEGLPDGIDIVVHNAGITRDKTLANMTPEYWDSVLAVNLKAPQLLTQALFDSGALHDHARIVLLASISGIAGNRGQSNYAASKAGLIGLAQAWAPKLAARGSSINAVAPGFIETRMTAAIPFALREAGRRMSSLGQGGLPQDVAEAIAWLVQPGSGAVNGQVLRVCGQAVMGA; from the coding sequence ATGAGCGACCGCTATATCGACTTCGCCAACTCCGATCTCGGCCGCCGCCTGGTCGGTGCCGTCGGTTTGCCCAGCCCTGCTCGCCTGGAACGCTGGCAGGCCGGTCGTCTGCGCCCGGTCGAAGGCGCGTTGCTGCTCGGCGGCGGCCCCCTGGCAAACAAAGTCGAGGCGTTTGCCCAACGCCTGACCGATGAGATCTACAGCTTCGCCAGCCCCGACCTGAACGCCAGCGAATGGGTCGCGGGCCTTGGCCCCAAGCTCAAGGCCGTGGTGTTCGACGCCAGCGAGCTGGACGACATTGACCAGCTCAAGCAGCTGCGCGAGTTCTTCCAGCCGCTGCTGCGCAGCCTGGCGCCCTGCGCCCATGTGGTGATTCTCGGGCGGGCCCCGGAGCAGCTTGATGACCCGCTGGCGCAAGTCGCCCAACGCGCCGTGGAAGGCTTCAGTCGTTCACTGGCCAAGGAGCTGCGCGCCGGGGGCACCCTGCAGTTGCTGTACGTCAGTGACGATGCTGAAGACCAGCTCGAAGGCGCCTTGCGCTTTTTCCTCTCGCCCAAGAGCGCCTTCGTTTCCGGCCAGGTCCTGCGCCTGCAGGCCTGCGCCACGCAGGTGCAGGACTGGACCCGGCCGTTGGCCGGACGCAAGGCGCTGGTCACCGGGGCGGCGCGCGGCATCGGCGCGGCCATTGCCGAAACCCTGGCCCGCGACGGCGCCGAGGTCGTGCTGCTCGATGTACCCCAGGCCAGAACAGACCTTGAGGCCCTGGCCGCACGCCTCGGCGGGCGCAGCCTGGCGCTGGACATCTGCGCCGCCGACGCCGCCGCGCAACTGCTCGAAGGGCTTCCGGACGGCATCGACATCGTCGTGCACAACGCCGGCATCACCCGCGACAAGACCCTCGCCAACATGACCCCCGAATACTGGGACTCAGTGCTGGCAGTCAATCTCAAGGCGCCGCAGTTGCTGACCCAGGCACTGTTCGACAGCGGCGCCCTGCATGACCACGCGCGCATCGTGTTGCTGGCCTCGATCAGCGGTATCGCCGGCAACCGCGGCCAATCCAACTACGCCGCCAGCAAGGCCGGGCTGATCGGCCTGGCCCAGGCCTGGGCGCCGAAACTGGCTGCGCGCGGTAGCAGCATCAACGCCGTGGCCCCAGGTTTTATCGAAACCCGCATGACCGCCGCCATTCCCTTCGCCCTGCGCGAAGCCGGACGGCGCATGAGTTCCCTGGGTCAGGGCGGCCTGCCCCAGGACGTCGCCGAAGCTATCGCCTGGCTGGTGCAACCTGGCTCCGGCGCGGTCAATGGCCAGGTGCTGCGCGTCTGCGGCCAGGCCGTGATGGGGGCCTGA
- a CDS encoding acetyl-CoA C-acetyltransferase, producing MRSLRRVAIIGGNRIPFARSNGAYATASNQAMLTAALEGLIERFGLHGLQLGEVAAGAVLKHSRDMNLTRECVLGSRLSAQTPAYDLQQACGTGLETALLVANKIALGQIDSGIAGGVDTTSDAPIAVNEGLRRILLQANRGKTLADKLKAFLQLRPGHLKPELPRNGEPRTGLSMGQHCELMAQSWQIPRADQDQLALLSHQHMAAAYAEGWHDDLLTPFLGLTRDNNLRADLTLEKLASLKSVFERSDKGTLTAGNSTPLTDGASVVLLGSEEWAHEHQLEVLAYLVDGETAAVDFVKGQEGLLMAPVYAVPRLLARNGLSLQDFDYYEIHEAFAAQVLCTLKAWEDPDYCQRRLGLSEALGAIDRSKLNVKGSSLAAGHPFAATGGRILANMAKLLATAGKGRGLISICAAGGQGVTAIIER from the coding sequence ATGCGCTCATTGCGCCGGGTCGCAATCATTGGCGGCAACCGGATTCCCTTCGCCCGTTCCAACGGTGCCTACGCCACAGCCAGCAACCAGGCGATGCTCACGGCAGCCCTCGAAGGGCTGATCGAGCGCTTCGGGCTGCATGGCCTGCAACTGGGCGAGGTCGCCGCCGGGGCGGTGCTCAAACATTCACGGGACATGAACCTGACCCGCGAGTGCGTGCTTGGTTCGCGGCTGTCGGCGCAAACCCCGGCTTACGATCTGCAGCAGGCCTGTGGTACCGGGCTGGAAACCGCCTTGCTGGTGGCCAACAAGATCGCCCTAGGGCAGATCGACAGCGGAATTGCTGGTGGCGTCGACACCACTTCCGATGCGCCCATCGCGGTCAATGAAGGTTTGCGCCGGATTCTGCTTCAGGCCAATCGCGGCAAGACCCTGGCAGATAAACTCAAGGCGTTTCTGCAGTTGCGTCCAGGGCACCTGAAGCCGGAACTGCCACGCAATGGCGAGCCGCGCACGGGGCTGTCCATGGGGCAGCATTGCGAGCTGATGGCGCAGAGCTGGCAAATTCCCCGAGCGGATCAGGACCAGCTGGCACTACTCAGTCACCAACACATGGCAGCGGCCTATGCCGAGGGCTGGCATGACGATCTGCTCACGCCTTTCCTCGGCCTGACCCGCGACAACAACCTGCGCGCCGACCTGACCCTGGAGAAGCTCGCCAGTCTCAAGTCGGTGTTCGAGCGTAGCGACAAGGGCACCCTCACCGCCGGCAACTCCACGCCGCTCACCGATGGCGCGTCTGTGGTGTTGCTGGGCAGTGAAGAGTGGGCCCATGAACACCAGCTTGAGGTGCTTGCCTATCTGGTCGACGGCGAAACCGCTGCGGTGGACTTCGTCAAAGGCCAGGAAGGGCTGCTGATGGCACCGGTCTACGCGGTGCCACGTTTGCTGGCGCGCAATGGTCTGAGTCTGCAGGATTTCGATTACTACGAGATTCATGAAGCCTTCGCCGCCCAGGTGCTGTGCACCCTCAAGGCCTGGGAAGATCCCGATTACTGTCAGCGCCGCCTGGGGCTGAGCGAAGCGCTGGGGGCGATCGATCGCAGCAAGCTCAACGTCAAGGGCAGCTCATTGGCGGCCGGGCACCCGTTTGCCGCTACCGGTGGGCGCATCCTGGCCAACATGGCCAAACTGCTGGCCACCGCCGGCAAGGGCCGTGGCCTGATTTCGATCTGCGCCGCCGGTGGTCAGGGCGTGACGGCGATCATCGAGCGCTGA